In one Photobacterium swingsii genomic region, the following are encoded:
- a CDS encoding PLxRFG domain-containing protein, with the protein MDFNDAMAKVQKDKANQNTSTFGDVVDMAQQGVIQTGAGVANFFGAENTADSLNKWANEQYETLTPEMKTAMTKDIINDDMSFGEGAKDWRTWLGTASNIMGGMAATMVPGGLAAKGVSMAGRGAAALNVAGRTITAAEATNVGTNALLNLAAGNGGQAANVRNDIENLSYQDLMSSPKFQQRVRDNVTSGMENEAALNSARSQIAQEAGDSVRTDFTLGAVNLIAETLGDQAFGKLLKGSIGKTIKGAIGKGMLSEGTTESVQGATEQYRSNVRTNEAMGVEGDNSEGVGAAALESGLLGGMMGGAAGAPGGAIARNRRRKVETSFQKVAEDAVRGMKAQGMDENAIAKALQPKFENKATELGFDANEATALGAQAVARAFGKLPSAQETHATEDQAEAAAAQQQPEQPPQQQPQQQPEQQPQQPYSSTAHGALTNDATDLIRRLNALKKQAEQGGDRELSSQIGQDMNRIFSGRTRLVKDTEAEPIYTPEDREGFRNMMSRMNESYFSQPVEAQAEPQQSAMFDPETGEVIESAVQSQPVIPEQPQEQAPQSEPEQSEQFPAVTEDVDQAQTQLATSISNGDLGFANEQAQGDEQFRAGLRRAMDISPAAVVQVAEMRKSGQINQEQAISALQRIINSVELNQRDQLAPTEQENSLRNQQALERNSQEQAYERGQGGAYQPNVEESEAFRRNQARLQQGFQERSQTNAASGNQQSPGERDITPQQSRVTDQTVRNAPQVEFDRWSDFNAGDENVDQRYDRMANEYEMNPEDEEDTFFRREPHIVAQEPAQAPPEPEQRRPRHNARQAKKAEQRNEQARQELEQSRLDQEEAERQANAPVYQAGEVTNTPFAIALAKRAKIPNANTSTSGHAVNQSTQMGINSRALVMAVGDEVGDVGVLPENSFETVFNGLSNDAQREIFNMVYPDIEYTGQSLNDNFDTIEINRAWEWRREEAQKRENARIRAETATQREAAEAKIEEEKAIAAAAKKARLAEERRAKRAIKVGDNIPNVVVNRLSTYQVNITPVNDAEKLRGKPIRVERNTANKTITATELGSNTLIRATYGTRDPEGVRGVDRASAVVGDFGTLSDAIDWINEAVSYRSEIQLEALRRYEADKASNNTEQRQEFNRSWDNVLTKSDRRQALKIAYPDFETHNISARASLSGDALSVEAYNKLESIIYNWGKETAPEPETDTNGDIQISHGGLGVTFKAFDNELNNGYNRSTHLGKGRDFNQELQDGAKDIINQLSSRNLLDTPERKVKAKEMIQNWISRQSDFLAWEARHAEKNPSWLVTGRAGRNNDRHNSANERHMRDFSNKVDAVSNYRKSIVGAVESIRNEEQRAAHQASGEETAKKNLESDVIGYIVRDVYNYIKDGKGVVAADNKKWALPKAKKALDNLISLDPSRADELIKKIDNSIQTDSQGKFTLKNVLGGRRSAVGKLVDDRVSGSVREEAQQEAPATETPANNAITPVMRNAVIRKLAKIKTAEDKANTQSEKRYKTESLLSTERSSADSNNPKMRAANQSYKRAQEALKKAESELDDLFKRYRDEQGGTESAWDDLVNGQQGHLDVNSWSDLNSDNPPAESNTANEESNTTQGTPTVNEAAKAIDSVRELIAETSSYKVGQRDRAIIALNKLLKTAGIETHDEYVIGTKLRSSYESERIEGLRLAAEFLGVSYEPEPTPPTGGGNNPSGNTRESSTRTQTSTRGRGRSRPSSINGYIAEIRKANDGDLERSEVLELIDQWSEDSGKLLDDMASMTIPNIFKVMGGGFAARYKGERKDTVVKSAINRIGSDFNFVTTADEMTTIRSLPSVRLDVESMSDEEFNAIRDKKKAAAAEAQAETERRKSALGNPQTLDDYQRYAQANGGGIQAFSDEQLATFDRLYVENQLEKQAARHERQLEQQATVTAVETNGDLSLSKIDSFNDKKGVNRFGAAFGDVDSDQYALMKDKARQLGGWYARKWQQLPARFDFKTEQARDDFLSVMGGLNVDQSERVQARAEVKAETLQEHQFNTLTKKADSLQIKADELLNGDRQTNTARRAAMAASAVAKGDRFEAQANIMRKIASGVKSGDFKILGNLTDITQLDELTGVMNRVKWDMPEEVREKYASRDNNGNWSLLPETKFNDIARYVKYPAARSRPESLRYIADEIRDKPGFKAIAKKIDSNLKNVGNNEMINLNGSQWDGVVKKVREIARNPAKFGIYRAEHINEMFKTQDRLKRMGINGAISLREALREYEQANNGKISTKREVTRLETLTNKITDIIRGNRNAFNDFFPTPENEAQDVVQRADIKPGMKVLEPNAGMGHLADLIAEKGADLDVGELANTMAELLEEKGHNVVAGDFLEYNPGEIYDRIVMNPPFSNDSDITHINHALTMLKPGGKLVAITSSMAGDRGNTTNKNFRRYLDEVGAVEELHEPGAFNQSLNKTGVRTKVIEIDKPDSDVNFDNIRFSKTSEVESKPRASMTPDSVATVAQAWLDDYEGLKSANVTVVPTMNDLYDLVETEENANVKGAWLSGDNRVVLVAENLENIADVRRTLRHELIAHNGLYGNLTTEQQKALTRKVNSLRGNSSLNDIFTSVDRAYRTAPADVKAEEVIARIAENESGSLRKLADKVISWVMGALRKSGVLNQERVTLSEIRNMINNTDSDLRKANGKTTLSNIVRFSKKISDMSEDEAQQSDPAMSVADALSAQNDSYFKQMLGKTSNGWIAKTFDSIKNGGWSLLNLRQIAEVGRNRVGQDVGNILDGYVENKDLFTTRKTDLIEKVSKQAEALNQFRRDNPEESEQVFNFLHDATLADIDPSEEYRDQTAEKTEMVKSLIRLYSEYGGENSKRAKEVRKEREKLEKEIKGEKRRKIKHQALRDKFLAMSPEQKKIFQDVRDHYISQREEMDKALEDRIADLAMAGSAKSGENTYHRYMMEKSRLGFYVPLGRFGEYWLSVMEDGESRFQMYETETDMMQDYNKLVAAGYQPNMGKKLADAHSMQNVSTGFVSDVLKSITSSNTNDQAKDALRDDIYQLYLQTMPDRSIRRAFIHRKGIAGFSEDAARVLADQGVRQANQQARLETEKRFTDLMDTLKKETESSNNVSAGRLYNEMGLRHQWMLNPQRAKWAQSLTGFGFFWQIGVSPASALINLSQNWQVALPVIGSKHGFKDTAAEMASLSTLFAKTFAAKKREVGFNGEIDVSNGILGSVVSDDERKALKHAIQIGAIDVTQMADLSGMAESDSTSYTGRMAKVQQWIGKPFHWAEVLNREVAFLTAYRMAKKNGSNNDDAVRYAAKATWESHFDYSSRNRARFMQGDVAAVALQFRQYSQNMTYFLVSNFFKAIKGNDPETKKLARRQLLSTMGVTFAIGGLNAMPIATLAGIANLAYAAAGDDNEPWDAETELKNAMAETFGEDLGKHIYYGTMPSVSSRINIDFLRMWVQENNADNPYDWVLNMGQQSMGVTFGTALSFGRGLGYLVNGQTLRAAEYTSPKWIKDVLRTARYARDGGNVTNRNGEILVDDISPLEYVSQGLGFTPSRLVMQYDINSALKGYEREAMNRRKSLMNAYWLAYRNRDHDGVKSIQAKLREYNKSSWGRVRPITSDVLKKSVKQHQKLSSKAVNGAHFNDSYIKLLNENQYW; encoded by the coding sequence ATGGATTTCAATGATGCAATGGCTAAAGTCCAAAAGGACAAGGCCAACCAGAACACATCAACGTTTGGTGATGTAGTTGATATGGCTCAACAAGGCGTCATCCAAACAGGCGCGGGTGTGGCTAACTTTTTCGGGGCTGAAAATACCGCCGATTCACTTAACAAGTGGGCGAACGAGCAATATGAAACGTTAACGCCAGAAATGAAAACCGCCATGACGAAAGATATTATCAATGATGATATGTCGTTTGGCGAAGGCGCTAAGGATTGGCGTACTTGGCTTGGTACCGCATCTAATATTATGGGCGGTATGGCTGCAACCATGGTTCCGGGTGGCCTTGCGGCAAAAGGTGTTTCAATGGCTGGCCGAGGAGCTGCGGCGCTTAATGTTGCCGGGCGAACTATCACCGCAGCAGAAGCGACCAATGTTGGAACCAACGCATTGCTTAACCTTGCGGCAGGTAACGGCGGTCAAGCGGCAAATGTTAGAAATGACATAGAAAACCTTTCTTACCAAGATCTGATGAGTTCACCAAAATTTCAGCAGCGTGTGCGTGATAACGTTACATCCGGGATGGAAAATGAAGCAGCACTTAATTCCGCACGATCTCAGATAGCACAAGAAGCGGGTGATTCCGTTCGTACCGACTTCACTTTGGGTGCCGTTAACCTTATCGCTGAAACATTGGGTGATCAGGCTTTCGGTAAACTTCTAAAGGGTTCAATTGGTAAAACCATCAAAGGCGCAATTGGTAAAGGTATGCTTTCAGAAGGCACAACCGAATCAGTGCAGGGCGCAACAGAGCAATATCGATCTAATGTTCGCACCAATGAAGCTATGGGGGTTGAGGGTGATAACAGCGAAGGAGTAGGAGCGGCCGCGCTCGAAAGTGGTTTACTTGGTGGGATGATGGGTGGTGCCGCTGGTGCGCCCGGTGGGGCTATTGCACGTAATCGCCGCCGTAAAGTTGAAACAAGCTTTCAGAAAGTAGCAGAAGATGCAGTAAGAGGTATGAAAGCGCAAGGTATGGATGAAAACGCCATAGCTAAAGCGTTACAACCTAAATTTGAAAATAAAGCAACTGAACTTGGGTTTGATGCAAATGAAGCTACCGCACTTGGTGCCCAAGCTGTAGCGCGTGCGTTTGGTAAACTTCCGTCAGCGCAAGAAACTCATGCAACAGAAGATCAGGCAGAAGCGGCAGCAGCACAGCAGCAACCAGAACAACCGCCGCAACAGCAACCGCAGCAACAGCCAGAACAACAACCGCAACAACCGTATTCAAGTACAGCTCATGGCGCGTTAACGAATGATGCTACAGATCTTATTCGCAGATTAAACGCATTAAAAAAACAAGCTGAACAAGGGGGTGATCGCGAGCTATCAAGCCAAATAGGGCAGGATATGAACCGTATCTTTAGCGGCCGTACTCGTTTGGTTAAAGATACTGAGGCAGAGCCAATTTATACGCCGGAAGATCGTGAAGGTTTCCGCAATATGATGTCTCGAATGAATGAGAGTTACTTCTCACAGCCAGTAGAAGCCCAAGCGGAACCGCAACAAAGTGCCATGTTTGATCCTGAGACTGGAGAAGTTATTGAAAGTGCGGTTCAGTCGCAACCAGTAATTCCCGAACAGCCGCAAGAGCAAGCGCCACAAAGTGAACCTGAGCAAAGTGAACAATTTCCGGCAGTAACAGAGGATGTTGACCAAGCACAAACTCAACTAGCCACCAGCATTAGCAATGGTGATCTTGGTTTTGCGAACGAACAAGCCCAAGGTGATGAGCAATTCAGAGCTGGCTTACGCCGGGCAATGGATATTTCACCAGCCGCAGTTGTTCAGGTAGCTGAAATGCGCAAGTCTGGGCAAATTAACCAAGAACAGGCTATCAGTGCACTACAGCGAATCATCAATTCAGTTGAGTTAAATCAGCGTGATCAGCTTGCCCCAACGGAACAAGAAAATTCATTACGTAATCAACAAGCATTAGAACGAAATTCACAAGAACAAGCTTATGAACGAGGACAGGGCGGAGCATATCAGCCTAACGTTGAGGAGTCAGAGGCGTTCAGACGAAATCAGGCTCGATTGCAACAAGGATTCCAAGAGCGAAGCCAAACAAACGCCGCTAGTGGCAATCAACAGTCTCCCGGTGAGCGTGATATTACACCGCAGCAATCCCGTGTAACAGATCAGACCGTTCGTAATGCACCACAAGTAGAATTTGATCGCTGGTCTGATTTTAATGCTGGCGATGAGAACGTTGATCAGCGTTATGATCGAATGGCGAATGAATATGAAATGAATCCGGAAGATGAGGAAGATACGTTTTTCCGCCGTGAACCTCATATTGTCGCCCAAGAGCCAGCACAGGCACCACCAGAGCCAGAGCAGCGCCGACCTCGCCATAATGCACGTCAGGCTAAAAAAGCAGAACAACGAAATGAGCAAGCAAGACAGGAACTTGAACAAAGTCGCTTAGACCAAGAAGAAGCAGAACGACAAGCTAATGCCCCAGTTTATCAAGCAGGAGAGGTTACAAATACCCCTTTCGCTATTGCATTGGCTAAACGAGCTAAGATCCCGAATGCAAACACTAGCACGTCAGGACACGCAGTTAACCAAAGCACACAAATGGGTATCAATAGCCGAGCGCTTGTTATGGCCGTTGGGGATGAAGTGGGTGATGTTGGTGTTTTGCCCGAAAACTCATTTGAAACGGTTTTTAATGGCCTAAGTAATGACGCACAGCGTGAAATATTCAATATGGTTTACCCTGACATTGAATACACCGGGCAGTCACTAAACGATAACTTTGACACGATTGAAATCAATAGAGCTTGGGAGTGGCGCAGAGAGGAAGCACAAAAACGTGAGAACGCCAGAATAAGAGCAGAAACCGCAACGCAACGTGAAGCGGCAGAGGCCAAGATTGAAGAAGAAAAGGCCATAGCCGCCGCCGCTAAAAAAGCTCGTCTAGCAGAAGAACGCCGGGCTAAAAGAGCTATCAAAGTTGGCGACAATATTCCTAATGTTGTTGTTAATCGCCTATCGACGTACCAAGTGAATATCACGCCAGTTAATGACGCTGAAAAGTTGCGTGGAAAGCCAATTAGAGTTGAGCGCAATACAGCTAATAAAACTATTACGGCCACCGAGTTGGGCAGTAACACCTTAATTCGCGCAACGTATGGAACTCGCGACCCGGAAGGGGTACGGGGTGTTGATCGTGCTTCTGCGGTAGTTGGTGATTTTGGCACGCTGTCGGATGCAATTGATTGGATTAATGAAGCCGTAAGTTATCGGTCTGAAATTCAGCTCGAAGCATTACGCCGCTACGAAGCAGACAAGGCGAGTAACAATACAGAGCAGCGCCAAGAATTTAACCGATCTTGGGATAATGTTTTAACTAAATCGGATCGCCGCCAAGCACTAAAAATTGCTTATCCAGACTTTGAAACGCATAACATTAGCGCCAGAGCTTCTTTATCGGGTGATGCTTTATCCGTTGAGGCATACAACAAGCTTGAGTCAATCATTTATAACTGGGGTAAAGAGACAGCACCAGAGCCAGAAACCGACACTAACGGTGATATTCAAATATCTCATGGCGGGTTAGGCGTTACATTCAAAGCCTTTGATAATGAGCTGAATAATGGTTACAACCGTTCAACCCATTTAGGTAAAGGTCGAGACTTTAACCAAGAGTTGCAAGATGGTGCCAAGGACATAATCAATCAACTTTCTTCTCGTAATTTACTTGATACGCCGGAGCGAAAAGTTAAAGCGAAAGAAATGATTCAGAATTGGATTTCACGCCAATCTGATTTCTTGGCTTGGGAGGCTCGCCATGCTGAGAAAAACCCTAGCTGGTTAGTCACAGGACGCGCCGGGCGCAACAATGACCGACACAATTCAGCTAATGAACGCCACATGCGCGATTTTAGTAACAAGGTTGATGCAGTAAGTAATTACCGTAAATCGATTGTTGGTGCGGTTGAGTCAATTCGTAATGAAGAACAACGAGCAGCACACCAAGCTAGTGGTGAAGAAACCGCAAAGAAAAATCTTGAAAGTGATGTTATAGGTTACATCGTTCGTGATGTTTATAACTACATCAAAGATGGTAAGGGGGTTGTGGCCGCCGATAATAAAAAGTGGGCGTTACCGAAAGCTAAAAAAGCGTTAGATAATTTAATTAGCTTGGATCCAAGCCGTGCGGATGAACTTATTAAGAAAATTGATAATTCAATTCAAACTGACTCACAGGGTAAATTCACACTTAAAAATGTTCTTGGTGGCCGCCGTTCAGCAGTTGGTAAGCTGGTGGATGATCGGGTCAGTGGTTCGGTAAGAGAGGAGGCGCAACAAGAAGCGCCAGCAACCGAGACACCAGCAAATAACGCTATTACCCCAGTAATGAGAAACGCTGTAATTCGTAAGCTTGCAAAAATTAAAACGGCAGAAGATAAAGCGAATACGCAATCAGAAAAGCGATATAAAACTGAATCACTTTTGTCTACAGAGCGAAGCAGTGCCGATAGTAATAACCCTAAGATGCGAGCAGCTAATCAAAGTTATAAACGCGCTCAAGAAGCACTCAAAAAAGCAGAGTCAGAGCTTGATGACTTATTTAAGCGTTACCGTGATGAACAAGGCGGAACAGAAAGTGCGTGGGATGATCTTGTTAATGGGCAACAAGGCCACTTAGATGTTAATTCATGGAGTGATTTAAATAGCGATAATCCACCAGCAGAAAGTAATACGGCTAATGAAGAATCAAATACGACTCAAGGAACGCCAACAGTTAATGAAGCGGCAAAAGCAATTGATAGCGTTCGTGAGTTAATTGCTGAAACATCATCCTATAAGGTCGGCCAGCGTGACAGGGCCATAATCGCTTTAAATAAGTTATTAAAGACCGCAGGGATTGAAACGCATGATGAATACGTTATCGGCACTAAGTTGCGTTCATCGTATGAGAGTGAGCGAATTGAAGGATTGAGACTTGCGGCTGAATTTCTTGGTGTGTCTTATGAGCCGGAGCCAACACCACCGACTGGTGGCGGGAATAACCCAAGTGGCAATACTCGCGAATCATCAACTCGAACGCAAACCAGCACACGCGGCCGTGGCCGATCTCGCCCTAGCTCAATCAATGGTTACATAGCTGAAATTCGCAAGGCGAATGATGGTGATTTGGAACGTAGCGAAGTGTTAGAGCTTATCGATCAATGGTCAGAAGATTCAGGCAAGTTGCTTGATGATATGGCATCAATGACGATACCTAACATATTCAAAGTTATGGGGGGCGGCTTTGCCGCTCGCTATAAAGGTGAGCGGAAGGATACCGTTGTTAAATCAGCGATTAATAGAATTGGTAGTGATTTTAACTTTGTAACCACCGCCGATGAAATGACAACGATAAGATCTTTGCCTTCGGTTCGCCTCGATGTGGAGAGTATGAGCGATGAAGAATTTAATGCCATTAGGGATAAGAAGAAAGCAGCGGCGGCAGAGGCTCAAGCGGAAACAGAGCGCCGTAAGTCAGCGCTTGGTAATCCGCAAACGTTGGATGACTACCAGCGCTACGCGCAAGCTAACGGTGGTGGTATTCAAGCTTTCAGTGATGAGCAATTAGCAACATTCGATCGTCTTTATGTTGAAAACCAACTTGAAAAACAGGCAGCAAGGCATGAGCGCCAGTTAGAGCAGCAAGCAACGGTTACAGCAGTTGAAACAAACGGTGATCTCTCTTTATCTAAGATTGATTCTTTCAATGATAAGAAGGGGGTAAATCGATTTGGTGCGGCCTTTGGTGATGTGGATTCAGACCAGTACGCTTTGATGAAAGATAAAGCGCGTCAACTTGGTGGTTGGTACGCTCGCAAGTGGCAGCAATTGCCGGCACGTTTTGATTTTAAGACAGAGCAAGCGCGTGATGATTTCTTGTCAGTAATGGGCGGCCTTAACGTTGATCAGTCAGAGCGTGTTCAGGCTAGGGCAGAAGTAAAAGCAGAAACGTTGCAAGAACACCAATTTAATACGTTAACCAAGAAGGCCGATTCGTTACAGATTAAAGCCGATGAGCTTCTTAATGGTGATCGCCAAACTAATACCGCTCGCCGGGCAGCTATGGCAGCAAGTGCGGTGGCAAAGGGTGATCGATTTGAAGCGCAAGCAAACATCATGCGTAAGATTGCAAGCGGTGTTAAATCCGGTGATTTTAAGATCCTTGGTAACTTAACGGATATTACCCAATTAGATGAGTTAACCGGGGTGATGAATCGCGTTAAGTGGGATATGCCAGAAGAAGTAAGGGAGAAGTACGCAAGCCGGGATAATAACGGCAACTGGAGCTTATTACCTGAAACAAAATTTAATGACATTGCTAGATACGTTAAATACCCGGCGGCACGATCTCGCCCGGAAAGCTTGCGATATATTGCCGATGAGATCAGAGATAAGCCGGGTTTTAAAGCCATTGCTAAAAAGATAGATAGCAACCTTAAGAATGTTGGCAACAATGAAATGATTAACCTTAATGGCTCTCAGTGGGATGGGGTTGTTAAGAAGGTGAGAGAGATTGCCCGTAATCCGGCTAAGTTTGGCATCTACCGCGCAGAACATATTAATGAAATGTTCAAAACTCAAGATCGTTTAAAGCGTATGGGTATCAATGGTGCGATTTCATTACGTGAGGCATTACGTGAATACGAACAAGCCAATAACGGCAAGATTAGCACCAAGCGAGAAGTGACTCGCCTTGAGACATTAACAAATAAGATCACTGATATTATTCGCGGCAATAGAAACGCGTTTAATGACTTTTTCCCTACACCAGAGAACGAAGCCCAAGACGTTGTGCAGCGTGCTGATATTAAGCCGGGAATGAAGGTTTTAGAACCTAACGCTGGTATGGGGCACCTTGCTGATTTGATTGCTGAAAAAGGAGCGGATCTTGATGTTGGAGAATTAGCCAACACAATGGCAGAACTACTTGAAGAAAAAGGGCATAACGTCGTTGCGGGTGATTTCCTTGAATATAATCCTGGGGAGATTTACGACCGTATTGTGATGAATCCTCCTTTTAGCAATGATTCCGATATTACGCATATAAATCACGCGTTAACAATGCTTAAGCCGGGTGGCAAACTGGTTGCTATTACCAGCTCGATGGCTGGCGATCGTGGAAACACCACGAACAAAAACTTTCGCCGATACCTTGACGAAGTTGGAGCCGTTGAAGAACTGCATGAACCGGGCGCGTTTAACCAAAGCTTAAATAAAACCGGAGTTCGCACAAAGGTTATAGAAATTGATAAACCCGATTCAGATGTAAATTTTGACAATATTCGTTTCAGCAAAACAAGTGAGGTTGAATCTAAACCACGCGCCAGCATGACGCCGGATTCAGTGGCTACAGTGGCACAAGCATGGTTAGATGATTATGAAGGCTTAAAGTCTGCGAATGTGACCGTTGTTCCTACTATGAATGATTTATATGACTTAGTGGAAACGGAAGAAAACGCGAATGTTAAAGGTGCATGGTTATCTGGTGATAACCGTGTCGTTCTGGTGGCCGAGAATTTGGAAAACATCGCGGATGTTCGTAGAACCTTACGCCATGAATTGATTGCTCATAATGGCCTGTATGGAAATCTCACCACCGAGCAACAAAAAGCACTGACACGCAAGGTTAACTCTTTACGTGGTAATAGTTCGTTAAACGATATTTTCACGAGTGTAGATAGGGCTTATAGAACAGCCCCAGCAGACGTTAAAGCGGAAGAAGTGATCGCTCGAATTGCTGAAAATGAAAGTGGTTCACTTAGAAAGTTAGCAGACAAGGTTATATCTTGGGTTATGGGCGCATTGCGTAAAAGCGGCGTTCTTAACCAAGAGCGAGTAACGCTATCAGAGATCCGCAATATGATAAATAACACGGATAGCGACTTAAGAAAGGCGAACGGAAAAACCACGTTAAGCAATATCGTTAGGTTCAGTAAAAAAATCTCAGACATGAGCGAAGACGAAGCCCAACAATCTGATCCAGCTATGAGCGTTGCCGATGCCTTAAGCGCCCAGAATGATAGCTACTTTAAACAGATGCTTGGTAAAACAAGTAACGGTTGGATCGCAAAAACATTCGATTCGATTAAAAACGGCGGATGGTCATTACTTAACTTGCGTCAAATAGCTGAGGTTGGGAGGAATCGTGTAGGTCAAGATGTTGGTAACATTCTTGATGGATATGTTGAGAACAAAGATTTATTCACTACGCGAAAAACGGACTTGATCGAAAAGGTTAGCAAACAAGCCGAGGCACTTAACCAATTCCGCCGGGATAATCCCGAAGAATCAGAACAGGTCTTTAACTTTCTGCATGACGCGACTTTAGCAGATATTGATCCGTCAGAAGAATATAGAGATCAGACGGCAGAGAAAACCGAAATGGTTAAATCGCTAATTCGTCTTTATTCTGAGTATGGCGGTGAAAATTCTAAAAGGGCGAAAGAAGTACGCAAAGAACGCGAGAAGTTAGAGAAAGAGATTAAGGGAGAAAAACGCCGGAAGATTAAACACCAAGCTTTGCGTGATAAATTCTTGGCTATGTCACCAGAACAGAAAAAAATATTTCAGGATGTTCGTGACCACTATATAAGCCAGCGTGAGGAAATGGATAAGGCGTTAGAGGACAGAATCGCAGATCTAGCTATGGCCGGAAGCGCTAAGTCTGGTGAAAATACTTACCATAGATATATGATGGAAAAATCCCGTCTTGGCTTTTATGTTCCTCTTGGCCGCTTTGGTGAGTATTGGTTATCTGTTATGGAAGATGGCGAAAGTCGTTTTCAGATGTATGAAACCGAAACGGACATGATGCAAGACTATAACAAGCTGGTGGCAGCGGGTTATCAGCCTAACATGGGTAAAAAGCTTGCTGATGCCCACTCTATGCAGAACGTGAGCACGGGTTTCGTGTCTGACGTTCTTAAATCGATTACAAGTTCAAATACTAACGATCAGGCCAAAGATGCATTGCGCGATGATATTTATCAGTTGTATTTGCAGACTATGCCGGATCGCTCTATTCGCCGTGCATTCATTCATCGAAAAGGGATCGCGGGATTTTCGGAAGATGCCGCTCGTGTACTTGCAGATCAAGGGGTAAGGCAAGCCAATCAACAAGCACGCCTTGAGACTGAAAAACGCTTCACTGACTTGATGGATACACTTAAAAAAGAGACAGAAAGTAGTAACAATGTTTCCGCTGGGCGGTTGTATAACGAAATGGGGTTACGTCACCAATGGATGCTTAATCCACAGCGTGCAAAATGGGCACAGAGTTTAACTGGGTTTGGTTTTTTCTGGCAAATTGGTGTGTCACCAGCATCCGCGCTTATTAACCTGTCTCAAAACTGGCAAGTTGCACTACCTGTTATTGGCTCAAAGCATGGCTTTAAAGATACGGCCGCAGAAATGGCGAGTTTGTCTACATTGTTTGCTAAAACGTTCGCAGCTAAAAAGCGTGAAGTTGGGTTTAATGGTGAAATTGATGTTTCGAATGGGATATTGGGTTCAGTCGTTAGTGATGATGAGCGAAAAGCACTTAAACATGCAATTCAGATAGGTGCAATTGATGTAACCCAAATGGCGGATTTATCCGGCATGGCTGAAAGCGATAGCACTAGCTATACAGGCCGCATGGCTAAGGTTCAGCAATGGATCGGTAAGCCGTTTCACTGGGCAGAAGTGTTAAACCGTGAGGTTGCGTTCTTGACAGCTTATCGTATGGCTAAAAAGAATGGCTCAAATAATGATGATGCGGTTAGGTATGCAGCGAAAGCAACTTGGGAATCACACTTTGATTACTCAAGCCGAAACCGTGCAAGGTTCATGCAAGGCGATGTTGCGGCTGTAGCGCTTCAATTCCGCCAGTACAGCCAGAACATGACTTACTTTTTAGTAAGTAATTTCTTCAAGGCGATTAAGGGTAACGATCCAGAAACTAAAAAGTTAGCGCGTAGACAATTATTATCAACCATGGGGGTTACGTTTGCTATTGGCGGTCTTAATGCAATGCCTATTGCAACACTAGCTGGGATTGCTAACTTGGCTTACGCGGCTGCGGGTGATGACAATGAACCATGGGATGCTGAAACCGAATTGAAAAACGCGATGGCTGAAACGTTTGGTGAGGATTTAGGCAAACATATTTATTATGGAACCATGCCGAGTGTGTCTAGCCGTATAAATATCGACTTCTTGCGCATGTGGGTACAAGAAAATAATGCGGATAACCCATACGACTGGGTACTAAATATGGGGCAGCAATCCATGGGTGTTACTTTCGGTACTGCTTTAAGTTTTGGCCGTGGCCTTGGGTATCTTGTTAACGGGCAGACTTTACGGGCGGCTGAGTACACGTCACCAAAATGGATTAAAGATGTTTTACGTACCGCTCGTTATGCTCGTGATGGTGGCAACGTTACTAATCGCAATGGTGAGATTTTAGTTGATGACATATCACCACTTGAATACGTTTCACAAGGGCTTGGTTTTACGCCTTCACGGTTAGTGATGCAATATGACATTAACAGTGCATTGAAAGGTTATGAGCGTGAGG